The Streptococcaceae bacterium ESL0729 genome has a segment encoding these proteins:
- the rimP gene encoding ribosome maturation factor RimP produces MLEIIDIVSNHITPLLPEPYELVDVEWEKLGADFVLRILIDKPGGIALQDTVDMTEIISPALDEIKPDPFPSEYMLEVASPGAERPLKKASDFEGAVGKYIFVSLYAKVDKEKEFVGDLVAFDGEKLTIDYLNKGQHKTVEIDVKNIAKARTSVKF; encoded by the coding sequence ATGTTAGAAATTATTGATATTGTGAGTAACCATATCACGCCCCTTCTTCCTGAACCTTATGAACTTGTAGATGTCGAGTGGGAAAAACTTGGAGCAGACTTTGTTCTACGTATCCTGATTGATAAACCTGGAGGGATTGCCCTACAAGACACGGTTGATATGACGGAGATTATTAGTCCAGCCCTTGATGAAATCAAGCCAGATCCTTTCCCAAGTGAATACATGCTTGAGGTGGCAAGTCCTGGAGCCGAGCGTCCACTTAAGAAAGCTTCTGATTTTGAAGGAGCTGTTGGCAAGTACATTTTTGTAAGTCTTTATGCCAAAGTTGACAAGGAAAAAGAATTTGTTGGTGATTTAGTAGCCTTTGACGGTGAAAAATTAACAATTGATTACCTAAACAAGGGTCAACACAAAACTGTAGAAATTGATGTGAAAAATATCGCTAAAGCTCGTACTTCTGTAAAGTTTTAG
- a CDS encoding DMT family transporter yields MENKKWLGLLLVISGAILWGTSGPVAEYMFASQDVSPLWIVCVRLMVAGVLLLASYKVINKGSILSIWSDRHFRKELLLFSFLGMMPMQLLYFLAIKFSNASTATVLQFTSPVFIILYLAMKNHKLPGRFAIFSVALAMLGTFLLATGGNINNLSLSLVGLLLGLSCGLVNALYTLLPVRLLKHYDAKLVCGWAMLIGSLPLTPALVLAHPQTINSSFMMELGYVVIVGTMLAHLFYVTSLSYLSPYVTNVLGSFEPVTATLLSLIFLNLRLNLPQALGIILILLMAGLQSLPQKYKGEDS; encoded by the coding sequence ATGGAAAATAAAAAATGGCTGGGTTTACTGTTGGTCATCAGTGGAGCAATTCTTTGGGGGACGTCAGGCCCTGTTGCCGAATACATGTTCGCAAGTCAAGATGTTTCACCCTTATGGATAGTCTGTGTCCGCCTTATGGTAGCAGGAGTCTTATTACTAGCTAGCTATAAGGTAATCAATAAGGGTTCCATCTTGTCCATCTGGTCTGACCGACATTTTAGAAAAGAGTTACTCTTATTCAGCTTTTTGGGGATGATGCCCATGCAGCTGCTCTATTTTTTGGCCATTAAGTTTTCAAATGCCTCAACGGCTACGGTCTTACAATTTACAAGCCCTGTTTTTATTATCTTATATCTGGCCATGAAAAATCATAAGTTACCCGGTCGATTTGCGATTTTCTCGGTAGCTCTTGCCATGCTTGGCACCTTTCTTTTGGCTACGGGAGGCAATATTAACAATCTTTCACTTTCACTAGTGGGTCTTCTTTTGGGTCTCTCTTGTGGATTGGTTAATGCCCTTTATACCTTGCTTCCCGTTCGACTTCTCAAGCACTATGACGCTAAATTAGTCTGTGGCTGGGCCATGCTTATTGGTAGTCTTCCTTTAACGCCTGCTCTAGTTTTAGCTCATCCGCAAACCATAAATTCTAGTTTTATGATGGAGCTTGGTTATGTTGTCATTGTCGGCACCATGCTTGCCCACTTGTTTTATGTTACTAGCCTAAGCTATCTAAGTCCCTATGTTACTAATGTTTTGGGCTCCTTTGAGCCAGTGACTGCAACCCTTTTGTCCCTTATTTTTCTAAACCTAAGATTAAATCTGCCACAAGCACTTGGTATCATCTTGATTTTACTTATGGCAGGTCTACAATCTCTTCCTCAAAAATATAAGGGAGAAGACAGCTAG
- a CDS encoding YlxR family protein, whose translation MKTRKQPMRKSVVSNEQFPKKDLLRIAFDKEGNISIDPTGKAHGRGAYLALSNEEAAMAKKKRVFDRVFQTNLSDDFYEELIKYVDHRVARRDLGLE comes from the coding sequence ATGAAGACACGTAAGCAGCCAATGAGAAAATCAGTTGTTTCCAATGAGCAGTTCCCTAAAAAAGATCTTTTGAGAATTGCCTTTGACAAAGAAGGTAATATTTCAATTGATCCAACAGGAAAGGCTCATGGACGTGGAGCTTATCTTGCCCTTTCAAATGAAGAGGCAGCGATGGCTAAGAAAAAAAGAGTTTTTGACCGTGTTTTTCAGACCAACCTTTCAGATGACTTTTATGAGGAACTCATTAAATATGTTGATCATAGGGTTGCCCGTCGTGATCTAGGACTCGAATAA
- the trmB gene encoding tRNA (guanosine(46)-N7)-methyltransferase TrmB, with the protein MRVRNRKGSAEYIENNPQFVVADPKSFKGRWHERFGNDNPIHIEVGSGKGAFVTGMAAQNPDINYIGIDIQLSVLSYALDKVLEANLPNVQLLRVDGSDLTDYFEDGEIDLLYLNFSDPWPKTRHEKRRLTYKSFIKTFEQILVDQGQIHFKTDNRGLFEYSLSSMSQYGMVLNQVWLDLHASDYEGNVMTEYEAKFSSKGQVIYRLEAQFK; encoded by the coding sequence ATGCGTGTACGTAACCGTAAAGGTAGTGCAGAATATATCGAAAATAACCCCCAGTTTGTGGTAGCAGATCCCAAGTCTTTTAAAGGTCGTTGGCATGAGCGTTTTGGTAATGATAATCCCATCCACATTGAAGTGGGTTCTGGTAAGGGTGCCTTTGTTACTGGTATGGCAGCACAAAACCCTGATATCAACTATATCGGAATTGACATTCAGTTGAGCGTTTTAAGCTATGCCCTTGATAAGGTACTTGAGGCTAATCTGCCAAATGTTCAATTATTGCGAGTTGATGGAAGTGATTTGACTGATTATTTTGAAGATGGTGAGATTGATCTTCTTTACCTGAACTTCTCAGATCCATGGCCAAAAACTCGCCATGAAAAAAGAAGGTTGACCTACAAGTCATTTATTAAAACCTTTGAGCAAATCCTTGTTGACCAAGGTCAAATTCACTTTAAGACTGACAACCGTGGACTTTTTGAATATAGCCTATCAAGCATGAGCCAGTACGGTATGGTTTTAAATCAGGTTTGGCTTGACCTTCATGCTTCAGATTATGAGGGCAATGTCATGACCGAATATGAGGCAAAATTTTCTTCTAAGGGGCAGGTTATCTACCGCTTGGAAGCTCAGTTTAAGTAA
- the der gene encoding ribosome biogenesis GTPase Der, producing MSLPTVAIVGRPNVGKSTIFNRIARERISIVEDTPGVTRDRIYAVSEWLNKKFSLIDTGGIELSNEPFMTQIKAQAEIAMDEADVIIHVVDGEAGVTDADEYVAQILYRTDKPVILVVNKVDNPERRLDIFDFYSLGLGEPYPVSAAHGIGTGDVLDAIVENLPVEEEEENEDVIKFSLIGRPNVGKSSLINAILGEERVIASPVAGTTRDAIDTHFVDPEGQEYLMIDTAGMRKSGKVYESTEKYSVMRAMRAIDRSDIVLMVLNAEEGIREYDKRIAGFAHEAGKGVIIVVNKWDTLEKDNKTLQNFEADIRDQFQYLSYAPIVFVSAKTKQRLHKLPEMIKEVSASQNLRIPSSVLNDVIMDAIAINPTPTDKGRRLKIFYGTQVAVKPPTFVIFVNEEELMHFSYVRFLENQIRKAFVFEGTPIKIIARKRK from the coding sequence ATGTCTTTACCTACAGTAGCCATCGTTGGGCGTCCAAATGTTGGAAAATCAACGATTTTCAACCGTATCGCAAGAGAACGTATCTCAATTGTTGAGGATACTCCTGGAGTAACCCGTGACCGTATTTATGCAGTCAGCGAGTGGCTCAATAAAAAATTCTCCCTAATCGATACAGGGGGGATTGAACTTTCAAATGAACCTTTCATGACTCAGATTAAGGCTCAAGCTGAAATCGCTATGGACGAAGCAGATGTTATCATTCATGTTGTGGACGGAGAAGCTGGTGTGACTGACGCTGATGAATATGTGGCTCAGATTCTTTACCGAACTGATAAACCAGTCATTCTTGTCGTAAACAAGGTTGACAACCCAGAACGTCGTCTTGATATCTTTGACTTTTACTCACTTGGTTTGGGTGAGCCTTATCCAGTATCAGCTGCCCACGGGATTGGTACAGGGGATGTTCTTGATGCCATCGTTGAAAACCTTCCAGTCGAAGAAGAGGAAGAAAATGAAGATGTGATTAAATTCTCTCTTATTGGACGTCCAAATGTTGGTAAATCAAGTCTGATTAATGCTATTCTAGGTGAAGAGCGTGTTATCGCAAGCCCTGTAGCAGGAACAACTCGTGACGCTATTGATACTCATTTTGTTGATCCAGAAGGTCAAGAGTACTTAATGATTGATACTGCGGGAATGCGTAAGAGTGGTAAGGTTTATGAGTCAACTGAGAAATATTCAGTCATGCGTGCCATGCGTGCCATTGACCGCTCTGATATCGTTCTTATGGTATTAAATGCTGAAGAGGGAATCCGTGAGTATGACAAACGTATTGCAGGATTTGCCCATGAGGCTGGAAAAGGTGTGATTATTGTTGTTAACAAGTGGGATACCCTTGAAAAAGACAACAAGACCCTGCAAAATTTTGAGGCAGATATTAGGGATCAATTCCAATACCTATCATATGCTCCGATTGTTTTTGTATCAGCTAAGACCAAGCAACGTCTTCATAAGCTGCCTGAGATGATTAAGGAAGTTTCAGCTTCACAAAACTTACGTATCCCGTCATCAGTTTTAAATGATGTAATCATGGATGCGATAGCAATCAATCCAACTCCTACAGACAAGGGACGTCGTCTTAAAATCTTCTACGGAACCCAGGTGGCCGTTAAGCCACCAACATTTGTAATCTTTGTAAACGAAGAAGAACTCATGCACTTCTCATATGTTCGTTTCCTAGAAAATCAGATTCGTAAGGCCTTTGTCTTTGAGGGAACTCCAATTAAGATTATTGCCCGCAAACGTAAATAA
- the nrdR gene encoding transcriptional regulator NrdR, with product MRCPRCQHESSKVIDSRQAEDGRAIRRRRECENCGNRFTTFERIEEMPLLVVKKDNSREVFNRDKILTGIIRSAQKRPVSIEDMENAVERVEQKVRLLGENEVKTDVIGAYVMDELADLDEITYVRFASVYRSFKDVSELEELLRNITNKGLGSDKL from the coding sequence ATGCGTTGTCCAAGATGCCAACATGAAAGCTCTAAAGTTATCGATTCTAGGCAGGCTGAGGATGGTAGAGCCATCCGCCGCCGCAGGGAATGTGAGAATTGTGGTAATCGTTTTACCACCTTTGAAAGAATTGAAGAGATGCCTCTTTTGGTTGTTAAAAAAGATAACAGCCGGGAGGTCTTTAATCGTGATAAGATTTTAACGGGGATTATCCGGAGTGCCCAGAAACGTCCCGTCTCAATTGAGGACATGGAAAATGCGGTTGAGCGTGTGGAACAAAAAGTTCGTTTGCTGGGTGAAAATGAGGTTAAGACTGACGTCATTGGAGCTTATGTAATGGATGAACTTGCAGACCTTGATGAAATAACCTATGTCCGCTTTGCTAGTGTTTATAGGAGCTTTAAGGATGTAAGTGAACTTGAAGAGTTACTTAGAAACATAACCAATAAGGGACTTGGGTCCGACAAACTTTAG
- a CDS encoding YlxQ-related RNA-binding protein — MNDKVLNLLGLAKRAGKLTSGEDLVVKSIQNGKAKLVFLGHDASKNLIKKITDKTSYYEVSMTDIFSTLELSQAVGEPRKVIAVTDRGFAKKMGELMEK, encoded by the coding sequence ATGAATGATAAAGTACTAAATTTACTAGGCCTTGCCAAAAGAGCTGGCAAGCTTACAAGTGGTGAGGATCTAGTAGTTAAAAGCATCCAAAATGGCAAGGCAAAACTTGTTTTTCTAGGCCATGATGCTTCTAAGAATTTAATTAAAAAAATAACAGATAAAACAAGCTATTACGAAGTAAGCATGACAGATATTTTTAGTACCCTGGAACTTAGTCAAGCAGTTGGTGAACCACGCAAGGTTATTGCTGTGACTGATCGAGGTTTTGCTAAAAAGATGGGAGAACTTATGGAGAAATAG
- a CDS encoding phosphotransferase family protein, whose amino-acid sequence MLQTDENWQLTPIKGSTGNTFYGTLGSQRAFIKRNSTPLLVAVAKEEIAPRLLWSRRTPTGDTMSAQEWINGGVLTAKEMTDGQINLVLSNLHSNKSLVDTFFKMGKVAYGPEELLDECLNLTLADESSNQFLGEVLGQMKDSIPAFDKALAFVVHGDINHKNWVKSDTGKIYLVDWETAMLTNPLVDVAHILSHYIPVSDWEAWLNHSGYVPSPDLFKEILWYGQLSFLRQIVIYEADGLDKRVDREIYGLREFIKIFNN is encoded by the coding sequence ATGTTACAAACTGATGAAAATTGGCAGTTGACACCCATAAAAGGATCGACTGGTAATACTTTTTACGGCACTCTTGGATCTCAAAGGGCCTTTATAAAACGGAATTCAACCCCTCTTTTAGTGGCCGTAGCAAAAGAGGAGATTGCACCAAGACTTTTGTGGAGCAGAAGAACTCCCACAGGGGACACAATGAGTGCCCAGGAATGGATTAATGGTGGCGTTTTGACTGCTAAAGAGATGACCGATGGACAGATTAATCTTGTCCTAAGTAATCTTCATAGCAACAAAAGCCTGGTTGATACCTTTTTTAAGATGGGAAAAGTTGCCTATGGGCCAGAGGAATTATTAGATGAATGTTTGAATCTAACTTTAGCTGATGAGTCTTCTAATCAGTTTTTAGGGGAGGTTCTTGGGCAGATGAAGGACTCTATTCCAGCCTTTGATAAGGCTTTGGCCTTTGTGGTTCACGGAGATATCAACCATAAAAATTGGGTCAAATCAGATACTGGTAAAATCTATCTGGTTGACTGGGAGACCGCCATGTTGACCAATCCCTTGGTTGATGTAGCCCATATCTTATCCCATTATATTCCTGTTTCTGATTGGGAAGCTTGGTTAAATCATTCAGGTTATGTGCCGAGTCCTGATTTATTCAAGGAAATTCTATGGTATGGTCAATTATCCTTCTTACGTCAAATAGTCATTTATGAGGCAGATGGTCTTGATAAGAGGGTTGACCGAGAAATTTACGGCTTAAGGGAATTTATTAAAATTTTCAATAATTAA
- the nusA gene encoding transcription termination factor NusA, producing MSKEMLSALTILEEEKGIKREVVVEAIEQALTAAYKKQFGQSQSVEVDFDEKKGDFQVFTVREVVDEVFDSRLEISLEDALLLNPHYEIGDRLRFEEKTADFARTAAGAAKQVIMQKMREEERTIIYNEYSRYENEIMTGTVERFDNRFIFVNLGKIEAQLSKRDQIPGEKYEAHDRIKVYVYKVEMTSKGTQVFVSRSHPELLKRLFEQEIPEVYDGTVEIMGIAREAGDRAKVVVRSNKENVDAIGTIVGVGGARIQEVVKELHGENMDIIEWDAEPEVLIANALKPASVERVILDPENPKQAVVVVPDDQLSLAIGKRGQNVRLAAHVTNHKLDIKSVSDFEAEAQEVLAEEAIEDLDNEVLD from the coding sequence TTGAGCAAGGAAATGCTAAGTGCCCTGACTATTCTTGAAGAAGAAAAGGGAATTAAAAGAGAAGTAGTCGTTGAGGCCATTGAACAGGCTTTGACAGCTGCCTACAAAAAACAATTTGGACAGTCACAAAGTGTCGAAGTTGATTTTGATGAGAAAAAAGGAGACTTCCAAGTCTTTACAGTTCGTGAAGTGGTCGATGAGGTTTTTGACAGCCGCCTTGAAATTTCACTAGAAGATGCCTTACTTCTAAACCCCCACTATGAGATTGGTGACCGTCTTCGTTTTGAAGAAAAGACAGCTGATTTCGCCCGTACTGCTGCAGGAGCTGCCAAACAGGTAATCATGCAAAAGATGCGTGAAGAAGAGCGAACAATCATCTACAACGAGTACTCACGTTATGAAAATGAGATCATGACTGGTACTGTAGAGCGTTTTGACAACCGTTTCATCTTCGTAAACCTTGGTAAAATTGAAGCACAGCTTTCAAAGCGTGATCAAATTCCAGGGGAAAAATACGAGGCTCACGACCGGATTAAAGTTTATGTCTACAAGGTTGAGATGACTTCTAAGGGAACTCAGGTCTTTGTAAGCCGTAGCCACCCAGAGCTCCTTAAACGCCTCTTTGAACAAGAGATTCCTGAAGTTTATGATGGAACTGTTGAAATCATGGGCATCGCCCGTGAAGCTGGCGACCGTGCAAAAGTTGTTGTTCGCAGCAACAAGGAAAATGTTGACGCCATTGGTACTATCGTCGGTGTGGGCGGAGCCCGCATTCAAGAAGTTGTTAAGGAACTTCACGGAGAAAACATGGACATTATCGAGTGGGATGCTGAACCAGAAGTCCTAATCGCAAATGCCCTTAAACCAGCAAGCGTTGAACGTGTAATCCTTGATCCAGAAAATCCCAAACAAGCAGTTGTAGTCGTTCCTGATGACCAACTAAGTCTTGCCATTGGTAAACGCGGACAAAACGTGCGTCTTGCAGCCCACGTTACCAACCACAAACTAGATATTAAATCAGTAAGTGACTTTGAAGCAGAAGCTCAAGAAGTTTTAGCCGAAGAAGCCATTGAAGATTTAGATAATGAAGTTCTAGACTAA
- the dnaI gene encoding primosomal protein DnaI, with product MEKIGNIIDENPKMRANYDRLVEGLMENEEIKSFILEHKMTPQEVSRSYSNFYKYLKEVHDFKTGASSYASKGYEPILIMNYGYADISYKPTAELESKKKEVGRRRRVRLVGLPKSFKDLEWDDVSLDIERVDCLMVLNDFISNFTLHSKGYYIYGDFGVGKSYLMAAMACELAKKGVATTIIHYPTFAIDIRNSIKTDGVKAMLDETKKVDVLVIDDIGAEQASSWLRDEVLQVILQYRMQEDLPTFFTSNLDYLGLEKHLAETKNANEVWPAKRVMERVRYLTQELRLEGENRRY from the coding sequence ATGGAAAAAATCGGCAATATCATAGATGAAAATCCAAAGATGCGAGCCAATTATGACCGTTTGGTCGAAGGTCTCATGGAAAATGAGGAGATTAAATCCTTTATTTTAGAGCACAAGATGACTCCCCAGGAAGTTTCTAGGTCTTATTCAAATTTTTACAAGTACCTTAAGGAGGTTCATGACTTTAAAACAGGTGCTTCAAGCTATGCCTCAAAGGGCTATGAGCCCATATTAATCATGAATTATGGCTATGCTGATATTTCCTACAAACCTACGGCTGAACTTGAAAGTAAAAAAAAGGAAGTTGGCCGCAGAAGACGGGTGAGACTTGTTGGCTTACCCAAGTCATTTAAGGACTTGGAGTGGGATGATGTAAGTCTTGATATTGAGCGTGTCGACTGTCTCATGGTTCTCAATGATTTTATTAGTAATTTTACCCTTCATTCAAAGGGCTATTACATCTATGGGGACTTTGGAGTTGGTAAGTCCTACCTCATGGCAGCTATGGCTTGTGAGTTGGCTAAAAAGGGAGTAGCTACAACAATCATCCATTATCCAACCTTTGCCATTGATATTAGAAATTCCATCAAAACCGATGGGGTCAAGGCCATGCTTGATGAGACTAAGAAGGTTGATGTCCTAGTAATTGATGATATCGGGGCAGAACAAGCAAGCTCTTGGCTAAGAGATGAGGTCTTACAGGTCATTCTTCAGTACAGGATGCAGGAGGATTTACCAACCTTCTTTACCTCAAATCTTGATTATTTAGGCCTTGAAAAACATCTAGCTGAAACGAAGAATGCCAATGAAGTTTGGCCAGCTAAGAGGGTGATGGAGCGGGTTCGCTATCTAACTCAGGAATTGAGACTTGAGGGAGAAAATAGGCGGTACTAA
- a CDS encoding DnaD domain protein — protein sequence MHLRPVEQFTLINKNRLSWSADSLVRFYLPIVGHTAIVLYQYLTTSDSNRVSDVLNHLNIGLVDFNNSLDKLSAMGLLDIFTDKKTYQFELKSPKSPADFLADDFYSRLLLSKLGDQAFNRLAKLEDRFEHKLSKKFSEVFKVNFSGSFESLAEQVPSEQFDLASFKNIMKQQQISFTNESAEVLRLYEIAEKYSYNWYELFKLAEKTMNANRTLNLEGLIASLNSQNQDQIDMDSFTSDEKSLVLIAKTMTSLEFLTALKNQENLFITNDERKLLIDLSRNGLADEVQNILIHYSLIQSGMASLNEKFLEKVVADWNKHRVISAEGAMRRIIDFRNEMGERANGPKGPDQTKSSAKVPDWHEGVQDKTSEKVYSDEQVEKLKKLEELRQEALKRKREASN from the coding sequence ATGCATCTTAGACCAGTTGAGCAATTTACTTTGATTAATAAAAATCGATTGTCTTGGTCAGCAGACTCTTTGGTCCGCTTTTACCTGCCCATAGTTGGCCATACGGCCATTGTCCTTTATCAATACTTGACAACATCTGACTCCAACCGCGTTTCAGATGTTTTAAATCACTTGAATATAGGCCTTGTCGACTTCAATAACTCCCTAGACAAACTTTCTGCCATGGGTTTACTGGATATCTTTACCGATAAAAAAACCTACCAGTTTGAGTTAAAAAGTCCAAAATCCCCTGCGGATTTCTTGGCAGATGATTTTTACTCTCGCCTGCTTTTAAGTAAGCTTGGAGATCAGGCCTTCAATCGGCTGGCCAAGTTAGAGGATCGATTTGAACACAAGCTATCTAAAAAATTTTCTGAGGTCTTTAAGGTTAATTTTTCAGGAAGTTTTGAATCTCTAGCCGAGCAAGTTCCATCAGAGCAGTTTGATCTGGCAAGCTTTAAAAATATCATGAAGCAGCAGCAAATATCTTTCACCAATGAAAGTGCTGAGGTTTTAAGGCTTTATGAGATAGCTGAAAAGTACAGCTACAATTGGTATGAACTTTTTAAGCTGGCTGAAAAAACCATGAATGCCAATCGCACCTTGAATCTTGAGGGCTTAATTGCAAGCCTTAATTCCCAAAATCAGGATCAGATTGACATGGATTCCTTTACCAGTGATGAAAAAAGCTTGGTCCTAATTGCCAAGACCATGACTTCCTTGGAGTTTTTGACGGCCCTAAAAAATCAAGAGAATCTTTTCATTACTAATGATGAAAGAAAGCTTTTGATTGACCTATCTCGTAATGGACTAGCTGATGAGGTACAAAATATCCTCATTCATTATTCCCTCATTCAAAGCGGCATGGCCAGTCTGAATGAAAAATTCTTAGAAAAGGTTGTAGCCGATTGGAACAAACATCGAGTTATTAGTGCCGAAGGTGCCATGAGGCGAATTATTGACTTTAGAAATGAGATGGGCGAAAGGGCAAATGGCCCCAAGGGCCCTGATCAGACCAAGTCAAGTGCCAAGGTGCCTGACTGGCATGAGGGAGTCCAGGATAAGACTTCTGAAAAAGTTTATAGTGACGAGCAGGTCGAAAAACTTAAAAAATTAGAAGAATTGCGACAGGAAGCTTTAAAAAGGAAGAGGGAGGCCAGTAACTGA